A segment of the Gracilinanus agilis isolate LMUSP501 unplaced genomic scaffold, AgileGrace unplaced_scaffold7832, whole genome shotgun sequence genome:
ACCTCTCCCTGGGTCTTGCCAAACTGCCACAGACTACTACCTATAATACCATCTAAGCGGGACTGGTTTAGTACAGATTTAGCTAAAGTAGGGACTGGGATCTTTAGGTCAGAGAGGTGAGGATTAGTGTAGTTAAACACTTTGAAGACTTCCCGTGAGGGAACAAAATTAGATCTGGGAGTATTAGTGACATTAGTATTAGGGTCATCCAAATTTGTTCTAACCTTTccctttaaattaaattactttttatttattgtttgagTGGTTTGTGTGTGTTATCTCAAGACAGACTCTGCCTGGACTGGTTTCTGATGGCCTTCCCAAACACAGttaatcttctgatactggcccaaTCCTAACCATCTGGTTCCATCCCCTATACCACCCTCTTATACCCCATTATCCACTTTGTCATTATTTGTCAGCACAGGAGAGATCTTAATGCCCTTCTAGAATGAGATATTAGATAGAATGGTCCATTGGAGGAtcactataggtaattaattatgtCTCACTGTTCTAAGAGTAATTAGTAAAACAGATTAGGTACAAAGCTGATGCTTAGTATAAAATATTATAGATCTAGAACACAGAGTGGGCAATTGGGTCAATTTATAATTCATGTATAACTAAATGTTGAAAATACAGGCTTTGCAGCTGATGTTTAACCAGTGATAACCAGTGAGAAATTTAAGATTTCTGAATATGAGGGTTCCATTCCTCACTGCCCACTGTCAGCCCAAATTATTCTCATGCCTCGCCATGGTGGTTTGAGAACACTTGAATACTGAGGCAGAACTATCAAATAAGTAGGTCTGGCAGATTCTTTGGGAAGGCCTCAAATATAGGCTCAGTCACAGATTGTGTCTACTGTCTAagaaagttcagaaaaatctCACTGCCAAAAGGTTAACCAAGGTGATACACTTTTtcagacaaataaaataatttaaaaatctactaAGGTACTTTGGAGTTGAGACTTACACTGGTAGAAGGTACCCACACTAATAGGGATCcttgaagtaaatatttaaaagtctTATTTCACCATAGTTAtagcttgaaaatgaaacaaCCAGATTAAGAAATAGTAAACATGAATTTCTGTCTGGCATGGAATGTAAGTCATCAGAGCAGATTCCCAATTTACCTCTTTCCCCCCCCAGTATTTGACATCTCATAAAGATTTGCAGGAAACAAACATCATTGTTTGTTAGTTACCTTGCATgccataaaaaatcatttttgttattataaatattataattaccTATTCTATCCCTAAATAGCCATGTGTAAACTACAGAAAGCTAAGAATAaaagttaatttcatttttgtacttagATGCAAAagtctcttcatatattttacaAAGCCCTGTCCTTTAAAATGGCATCAATGGCCTACTTTCATGACAAATCTTATTGTTTATCAATCATATACAGAATCACAAATGTTTCAATCTTGTACCTTTAGTAGGTGCAGGTTGAATGTGAATAACAGGCTGCTGTTTTGTCAAGGGCAAAAGTGTTGGTAGTGTCTGAATGATGATAGCTTTTGTTGGAATGCTCGAGTTGGCTTGACTCTTGGGTACTGCTGGCAGAAGTAAGGGCTTGGGCTGAATTGAAGGCTTTGAAGTGATGTGACTTTGTTTTTTTGGAGTCAGTCCATttactaaaagaaaaacaattatcaaTTGAGTATGATCGAGTAAGTATTAATGCACTTctttatttatattctatatattatattcaaataCTTAAATGGATCTATGATCTAATCAAATGTGGAATTCCCTTCAGTGGTGCAGACTGTTGTTAACTCATCCATGCCTATCCATATTATTTTTCTCCCAAGAATTCACTACAGAAGATCCACTGAATGTCCTGGAGGCCTTTCGGATGTCTTGATAACATTGGAGTATTCTCACTGTCCACCTATCATTCCTCCTTCTGGCCACACATTTCCATGATAATGTCCTTTACTCCAGTTCTTCCATATATTGTCTTGAATAAATATTAGCAATAAAATAGGTATATTTAATTGTAGATTAGATCTCTCAACTTAAGACAATAGAAgcttttttaaagatcattagATCTTCCAAGGTGATCACCAACTAGAAACACTGAGATATTAacagaggaaaacaaagaaacaagaaagattaattcctcctctgcCTCTAATCAGTGAATCATCATAGATAAATACTACATCTCCATGACAAAGGCACAAAAGCTTAACCAGAGAAATTCCTACTCTAGAACTTCCCTGAAGAAAGTAAATGTAAACCAAGGTCTGGGATAAAAAATTGATCAAAGCAGTCAAAAGATAAGCAATACCAGTCTTATTTGTAGCACCAATGATGGGCTTGTCTTCCTTTAGTAACTCCGATGAGGAAGGACTGTGAGAGGTTTCAGTGTATAAAGAGAGGGGAGACAACTGGGAACTAGATGATAAATCCAATTCTTCCtgtagcaaaataaaaattaaaaacaaatgcaaaaggatgtaattttctcttattccttATTCTTTCAAAAAAGCATGCTCTGAGTACTAATGTGCCTAATGTTATACTgaatattgaattagaaaacaTGGGggacacaagaaaaaaaatcacaattcctACATATAAGGAACTAACTGGAGAGCTAAacaacacacttgaaacagaaaactTGAAGGTGATATATCTGCAAATGTGTAATAGTGGGGCACCATACTGAGTATGGAATCATTATAttagacaaatgaaaaaaattcatttcgcAGGAGAAAAAAGGTTTGAAATataagacaaatataaaatatcatccTGAACCAAGGTCAGTTTATTACCCTCCACAGATGAGTCTCCTCCAAGGCTCCTCTGCTCCTTAGTTACCTTTTATAacctctcagctctgggcattctctctggttgttgcccatacctggaatgctctttgtcttcatctctacctcctggcttccctggcctccttcaagtctcaactaaaattttaGCTTCTTTGAGATGCCTTTCTCACTCTTCCTTAAGGGCCTCCCCTCTGTGGATCATCTCCaacttatcctgtatataactcaTTGGTACATAgtggtttgcatgttgtctcctccattagactgagaTCTTGTGAGCAGAGACTGTCATTTGCCTCTTcctttatccccagtgcttggtgtagtgccatgatggtgaacctatggcacatatgccagaggAAACATTcaaagccctctctgtggacacacatgccatcaccccagcacagactTTGCCAGAGTTCAATTCTAGAAAACCAGAGGGAGTTGGGCCCTGGctacttcccttcccctcccccttccctaacACCCCTgtggacatttctcacatcacacACAACCCCAaaagggttcaccatcactggcatagTGCCTCACAaagagcaggcacttaataaatgttcagtgaCTAA
Coding sequences within it:
- the LOC123256656 gene encoding cyclic AMP-dependent transcription factor ATF-6 alpha-like, which produces ENNFYNLGFDLDLMPWDSDPWGITNQSCADKYIKTEAQPLSPASSNCSVSSPQSVDSYSSTQHVPEELDLSSSSQLSPLSLYTETSHSPSSSELLKEDKPIIGATNKTVNGLTPKKQSHITSKPSIQPKPLLLPAVPKSQANSSIPTKAIIIQTLPTLLPLTKQQPVIHIQPAPTK